Below is a genomic region from Henckelia pumila isolate YLH828 chromosome 3, ASM3356847v2, whole genome shotgun sequence.
gagccagatctgtcttttgttgaacgaccaatctgtatcctagataggaaggagaaagttcttcggaacaagactacactacaagaaaaaaggctaaagacaacagttttttaaAGTTGTCGTAAGGGATTTAAAGCTGTTGTAAAAAGTCCTGTTGTTAAAAgtcacgctcaaagacaacagttaaaaattgttgtctttgaAGTAAAAGACAACAATTATTCTCTATTgtaaactgttgtcttttctcttaaagacaacaatttttaaTCGTTGTCTTTAAGCGTGAATTTAACCACAGGACTTTCTACAACAGTTTTAAACCTTTTCGACAACTttaaaaaactgttgtcttttttcaaataaaaaacaaaaaaaaataaaatttaatataaaatttttcaatattataaataattcaaaattcaaaaataatatttaatatacaaatttcaaacattcaaaataatatttacagCATTTTGAATACGTATTCAAACACGTATAAAGAGTTCATTTAATAACTCGGACATATTCACTTGAAATGAATGTTTATCACAAACAGCTTTCCAGATATCACATACAACTACCTACGATGACTCGGACGTATTCAATTGAGATGAATGTTGTTCTCGGCATTTCAAATCTTTAATTTCATGTCACCAGCAGTAAGTTGTGATGTATTTTTATTTCCATTTTACCAGTCTCCCTTCTTCGTCTACAGCATCCCAGATGAACTGCAAGTCAATAATAAGCGAGAGGATTAGATTCCACAGATATTAAAAACTTTTTGATGGGAGATGCATATTATATtaaagacatcatttttcacATAAAAAAGTATAGGGGAGTAGTTGTATTAACTTATTATTAAACAAAgacttaataattaaaaatcgcAAATAAAAAATACAGTGGTGGGGCGGGGGCGGACTCAATAATTAGGGAGCTTCAAGAATCTCGCACAATCACAAAATGCTCGTGTACAGAAAAGAAATCATACAGAAAATAAGAAAATGCCTAATGAAAACCCCAAAAACTTTAATTTCTCGTTAACTTTTATCACATAATCAATGGCCATGAAAATCCATGCCATAAAATTACTGATTTAGACAAGTACTAAATTTACCTGAAATTTCTTATGGATCTTATCAATATCATCTATTTTTCTGAATTTTATTTGCCACCATGCATATTGCCTGACAGAGTTTCTGCATAACCATGCACTGGTTTTGAATTAAGTACACAAAATATATGCCCATTATAATTTATTCCATGCTCAAGTGGCCTATTTTTCACAATGCAATCGAATTCTTCATTTTCAACCCGTGTTTTGACACATACAAACATAATAAAACTCATTGGTTTCTTAATAATCATTTAACTAACCGACCTGAGTAGAGTCTATGAGAAGTTCAGTCCCAGCCGGATAAGATGCATGGAATTAGTCTGCTCTCGATAATTCAGCTCTAGTCCTGTAATTACcaaggaaaaaaagaaaaagaaaaagataaACAATGATATTTCATTTAAAATCCAGAGATAAAGTAGATACTAAAATAAAAGCAGACaaaaacaaatgcaataaaCTCACGTATTGTTGGTGTAGGCATAGCTGATGAAAGCAGTGAAGCAGAAAAACCCAACGTAAACCATTCGGCCGAACTTCTGAATTCTCGCAAACTCATTCCAGCCTTCATAAAGCCGCCACATATTGAACATTGGTTAGCTTTTTACGTTTGAAAAAATACTAATAAAAGCCCTCACATAGTTAAATACAACATCTAAGTATTTCTGCAcaaacattctttcaagaattttttttaaaaaaatatatatgcttGCAATTTTGGTTCCTATTGTTTGGGCATAAAATATCTTGGGTCCATCTTGATGATATAGTGGAAATGACCCCctaaaatatgaaatttaaacACTTATAGTCCCCCCACTAGATACACGTGAAAAATATACTGAAAATTACATTGTGCATCTTACAGTAGAGATTGTAATTAGTTTAGACTTCATAAGCTGGAGGATCATTTCTGACCTAATTCCATAAGCCCTGCTAGCTAGGTTTGAAGGTGCATCTAACAGTGGGTGACAATAAGTGTTAAAACTTCATTATTTGAGCATCATTTCTGCCACATCATAAAGAAGATAGACCACAAATgatttgggctcaaacaattgaATCCGAATTGTAATCATTCCAAACCTTTCTTTTTGTTACTatattaaacataaaataattcctttattttttaagggaaaaacaagaaaaaaaaagttttacttAATATAATGTTTTTTAAGGGGCAAGACTTACATCAACAGTTTTGCTTGCTGTGAGAGACGTATTTTTCCCCATCCAAACAAAGGCTTCTGCCCCACAATCAACCATATAGCATTTATATGAGTCCAATAACTCCCTTGTCAAAGAATCAGCATCCACAGGTACTGCTTCTCCGTTCCCAATGCTTGGAATAATAAAGACAAACATGTCAAAAGTCTATTGTTTCTGGATAAATCGTTTTCATAGGTTTATATATCTTGTAGATTGATAGTAGTATTACTAGtatataacaaaatttaatttacttTATTCGTGTAATGTggcgaaataaaaaaaattgaaaaaagaaATGTTTCGAAATCCGTCTAGTTTAATTAAACGTTCCAATTCCAAAATCCTTAAAAATTTCCACTGAATGCTCGACATGTACTAATCCATAGATACAACATGAGATTAAATAGAATATGCATAGAGTGGAAGAAACTAGGCACCAGAAAAGCTTAGGAGAAGTCAAATCGGTATTTTTGCACTCATTGATAGTTGTTTTCCTTGGAAGTGGAGCAAAACCACCAAAGAATCCCCAAAATTCTCCGCTATTGGCATCTGCCATTAAATATACTTAATCAACCATTTCATAATGTTTGGTGGAGTGACACGACAATATTAGACTGAAGTTGAATATACTTGTCACCTAAAATCCAAGCCttaattttttcttattattCAATGTATTTGGTTTTGTATACCTTGCTTGCTATGACTATGAGAATGGTTAATGCTACTACTTTGGACAACCCAACTATTTAATCAAGCATTGTGCCGAGGTGATAAATATCTAGACACCCAATACTTGTGGTACTTTACTGGTTAAGTGATGTTCCAATTGATTAAAAAATGGCAACTACTCATTCAACTAGACACTGATGGAAACTCTTAATGTAGCTAAAACTTCTCATAAATGCGAACAAACGCCTAGTAGATGTTCCCAAAACCACAACCCTGTACTTATTTGAGAAAGTAACAAAAAAAAAGTACAATATTTCATTTGTAAGAATGGTCTCTCGATTGACTAACCTACACCAACTTGCACTATGCATTTGAGTTTTATGAGGGATTCATCTAACATGTGGTATAGCAGGTAGCCGAGTTTAGGGATGATAACATTTATAACCAAacattttcataatttttgaggGAGTGCGTGCAAAGAGAAAATATCAAACTAAAGTAGTGGAAGGTTTTTCTAAAAAGGCAAGAAATGAATTCCGAGCCAGTGGAAGCGGCGCAATCGGCCACCCTGGCTTGTACGTTTCGTTCTAAAACGAAGGACATCATCAATTTAAGTACAATAATTTTCATGAATATAGAAGAAAATAAAGATCCAATTGCAGAAGTAATAGCAAGACAAACCAAATGTCTTACCTCCAAAGCCAACTGTCCAAACAACGCATCAATAGGAGACTATAGAGAGCTCGAAAGAAAGAGCAAACCATCAcctcaattttcaaaatagtgAGAAAGACAGCCAACACCAGTAACGAAGAACAAGCAGAATAAAATTGCAGCATTGAAGACTCCCGCGAAGCTATTCCTAgcgaaaagaagaagaagaagcggATGAAGAGAAACTCAGCCTCAGCGTCCTCCGTCTCTCTCTGTCAAGATGCTCCCGAAGGCACCGGTGcaagagaaaagaaaaagaagaaaaagcgGATCGATGAAGAGAAGTGGCCAAAAAAATTGGAGCTAGGTCATAAGTATCGATACAATTGGgggaaataataatattattaagtATCGATACAACTGGGCCTGGGgaaacaaaatattataaattgtttttatataaaaacaattttaattaaaatacatcatttttttacaacattttttttaaaataatgttgTCTTTCATTCCAAAAAACACGCTCAATATCAACACTACGTAAAACTGTTGTCGATTTTAAAAACATGTTGTTGTAGGTAGAAAAAAAGGCTTTCATAGGTAAAACACAacaatgttttttaaaaattttgtgcaCAATAAAAAAGCGCAAAATAACaacattttttaataaaaatgttgTGAAAATGTAAAAGACAACAATTTTAACTTAAAAATGTTGTCAATTGACTGTTGTGTATTTAAGATTTTCTTGTAGtgctataccacttgtgatggtacagtggcagcgccgaggcgttgaagaagcaacttgggaaactgagagtcgtatgcgagcagaatatcctgagttgtttgctttgtatttttgattaccatataagatgtaattaccgttgttgtaataagacatggtttgatgtttcatattgttatcttgatttatctttagatgttatttcgcggacgaaatatctaaaggtggggagaatgtagtaacccagataccattttaagataataatatgttaaacatgattaagggttggtatttaaccaatttcggagtgttattggacttcagaagtaaaatttgggctttttcattttgggccggatagtaagttccgatcccggatagtaagctccgatcccggatagtaagctccgatcctggatagtaagctccgatcggaacggaagctccgatcctggaacggaagttccgatccccagctgtcaaaaatgatcgatgactcagtcgcgagttttgacaagtgtcggtcatagagcagatcggaagctccgatcgtagatcgaaagttccgatcctggcgtggcagacatgcacgcaatgagctggatcggaagctccgatcccgaaatcggaagttccgatcctagccgagaaatttggctataaatagggccgttcagagttcattttcaattacgaattcccgagtttccttcttcagttatatagtgtgagttatacacttgagggccctatcggttataatagaggttctggaataaccaaggtgtggttatagtcatccgggactagcgacttcaaagggccatcgacggacgaaggtatggtccgggaatctatttaatttttgggagtacttattagcttagttaaggcttatagaatttatgtagtgatacggtgaacttttgaatataggcttggaacctaggatccttttatacttgaactagcctagaggtacgtacacattgactgagattgccagcgagtatacatgtttatatgttgcatttatttggcattattatatggcatgatgtatgatttaccgttttttttatactcatatgtcatgtgcatatacacgttgagcctattccttgttatacctgattatagagccgctcatctctatactcgatagtctgtcactgagagtaccgcgacggcggggacatttatgtctgtctactctggtgtactagacgagtgtggttgcacccagaggttgatccgtgcggtggcagcactcatatggcgccggtactgagcatgacttttcagatgaccctgtaccagtcatcatgttgcatgcattatatacatatgtttactcatgtctatgtactgggcgtagcgctcacgtcctagttgttatcttggacaccctattctatggggcaggtcgcaggatggacggagctggtagttcaaggcaggactagggagcaggagctttgaaagtttttatacagcacgatttattagctgtataatgtttacttttaagaatttcgatatggttgtatcactacagatttaagcctggattatattactaagctgatatgtaaattatggattatgtttccgcacgtttttactctgttaagtatttttctgtattaagtttaatgcatgctattagttgccagttagtaggtgattccaagcagggtcactacatatcgaatctcgaatgactctcgatttaccaatggttgttgattcgatcgggatatatggatgaagggactgtgctgtacgctaaccaaaatctattggttctttcaggcactatcagtgatacctagggaatcatggggcgatgttgctaggcgctcttaccatgattcgatgggcaagtcggaaattgttgttccgagtcacaaggagttgtgagcccacggctagctgtatccctgaaccattgagggtcacacagagtaatggatttttaatccccgttgagatagttaaatttaaagagttaaatttaatgaacaaagaagtgggacttcttatttaagagtagaggagtaagatttcctaaaatgacatagggatgggcatttttggaaaccactgaattcggattcagaaaaatttatcttgactttaaaagatgcagaaatggtttttgtgcacattgttgaaattggtttatcaatctgagtcacgatgaattttatattaatttctgaacatgcgggctttgtttgtcaggcttgaacttatgactattgggccctaagctgttagcagcccacattataaataagttattgcagtacagaaattacacaacagaggtcacaattttcgaaaaccctagctgattttctctctaagtggccgcccccctccctctctgctcgggaaaatccagcctgtgaattttgaatttgcagtctggtttaacggatcaaattcgttaattctcttcgtagaaacttctgatagattttctagtgcaatctatcagagggattaaatttccgttcgtggacctgattgaagaattgttcgtccatcagttcctgggatatagaacaagagcagagtaatctgttggtgtccataatctcgtttcgagattggaggtaaaaatttaattgtgatttaatttttacacgcacaatttaatcgtaaagttttgatacccattatggaatcgttccatataaaaatttttaaacttccgctgcaccgggtatcaattctgattgatctgaacaccgttctccaacactttcATGCTGAGTATTGTTAGTTCACGTCCTCGGTTTTGGTTCTAGACATCCCATTCTATAGGACAGGACTTAGGTTGGACAGACCGAGAGGTAGCGGTTGTTGAGCTGTAGCAGAGTGGATTGTACTGCAACAAGTTTCCAGTAGTGGATTATAGTATTGCttttcgatggggttgtataacatTTATCAACATTTGTTTTGGTGCCGGTTGTATTCTTGCCGTCATTTTAGTTgaattatttcaattcctcaGGTTTAAATTGTTAttgtgttttaagttattttgcatgTTTAAGCTTTGATTAGTTAATGATTTCGGGACGGGTCACAACATTTATTAGTATCAGCGCATGCATTGAGATTTGGGGTCTAGGAAAACATTTATGAGGTTAAATTTCTGTTGCTTTTATAGATGCATGGCAAGACGTGGAGACGAGAGTCATGGGAGTGTTGGTAGGCGCTGGGGAGACGATGAGGAAAGGGATCATCGTGGGCTCCGTCACCAAAGGGATGACAGAAACCACTTTGACTTGTGTAGGTTTGTGCAGATGGCTCCTAAGACATTGGAGGGCGACGAGACTCTGGATTTTCACGGAGAACTGGTCAGAAAGGATGGAAAATTTCTTCCAAATCTATCCCTATACCAATGAGCAGAAGATGCAGGCCATTAACTTTCTTCTGGAAGGGAGTGCCCACAAGTGGTGGAATTCCACCTTTGCGCCCTTGAAATTCGAGTAAGGCATAGTTACTTGGGTCGAGTTCCGCAATGCATTCAAGAAGCTGTATTTCCCTCAAGCACTCCATCAGGCGAAGATGAACGAACTTATGAACTTGAGGCAGGGCAACATGTCGATAGACGAGTATAGGAAGAAGTTCGTTGAGCTGTTACCATATTGCCCATACATTGATATTAGCTCTGAGGCCAAGTATGTGATGGAgaacgcggctttcagatcaaacaagattgatacccggtgcagcagaagtttaaaaatatttattatatggaacgattccatattgggtatcaaatatttacgattaaattacgtgtgtgtaaaaattaaataacaattataaaatttttacctttaatctcgaatcgagattttggacaccaacagatttctctgctcttgttgtatcttcctggaaccgatggacgaactgttcttcaatcaggtccacgaatagagatttaatccctctgatagattgcactagaaaatctatcagaagttttctacgaagagattaacgaatttgattcgttaaaccaaactgtaattcaaaatcacaggctggatttttctgacagagagagggaggggggcggccaccttttagaaaaatacttagggttttcgaaaattgtgacctattgtatctaatttctgtactgcaataacttatttataatgtaggccactaacagcttagggcccattagtcataagttcaagcccgacaagcaaagcccgcatgttcaaaaattaatataaaattcatcgtgactccgattgataaaccgatttcaccaatgtgcacagaaaccatttctgcaccttttaaagtcaagataaatttttctgaatccgaattcagtgatttccaaaaatggccatccctatgtcattttaggaaatcttactcctctactcttaaataagaagtccaacttcttcgttcattaaatttaactctttaaatttaactatctcaacggggattaaaaatccattacactgtgtgaccctcaatagttcagggatacagctagccgtgggctcacgactccttgtgactcggaacaacaatttccgacttacccatcgaatcatggtatgagcgcctagcaacatcgccccatgattccctaggtatcactgatagtgcctacaagaaccagtagattttggttagcgtacagtacggtcccttcatccatatatcccgatcgaatcaacaaccattggtatatcgagagtcgctcgagattcgataactatgaaatgcatcttgaagatcaaatagtgacatcgcatgtgctactaagaaaccatttcttaaatcacatcatgtactctggccagagattcgtcacactaatatctcctcagatcgcataggatatccacactcgcaagtatgtggtgaatccttgacaacaaagcatcgactcatatatgtgttgtaactgtacccaatcccgacacctgatgacctcaatagagtcggtaaacgagtcaaagcacagtactagcatatagagtctcaatgatgtctcaagtagtaaggactaatggtgtacaaccaaaaccgcggactatatccactcgataagtgataaccacttggaaagtccggatagggtagttcgatcattcatcatatgaatatccatttgcatgcttcgaacatctctatgttccttaccaatgaaacgtggtactctgcatcgcaaatgctagtctcaagctcgagcgatccttatccttattgtcggacggctcaatcgactaggaacagtttagaatatacagtgactataagatgtgtttcatgatagacatccccatgttctaccacatcttacatacactatagtatattcaaggtctttatcaaaacaacaatagtatatcacaatataacaatatgaagaaagataaagtcattgccattaataaaagtgtaaattatattaaacaaaagattgtttatacaaagagtcatcaaagcccttagccacaagttggctcaccggcacccactctttcaatctcccacttgccctatagccaactagtcatactacgtagacccattgcttcgcgatgtttgtcaaataatggtcctggcaagggcttagtaagtggatcagcgatattgtctgcagaggccactctttcgacagtaatgtctcctctttccacaatctcccggatgatgtggtatttcctcagtacgtgtttggatctttgatgagaccttggttcctttgcctgagcaacggcacccgtgttgtcacagtacaccgggactggaccaacaacttcaggaatgacgcccaactcttggacgaaattcctcatccaaacggcctctttagcagcagctgatgctgcaatgtattcagcttcagtggtggaatccgctgtggtgtcctgcttggaactcttccaagagacaacaccgccattgagcatgaacacaaatccagagattgatttcgagtcatccacgtcactttggaagctagagtcggtatagccttccaattttagttctcttcctccatataccatgaacatattcttagtccttcgtaagtacttaagaatgtccttcacggctttccaatgcatttgaccgggattagcttgatatctgctcgtgacactcagagcaaatgctacatccggtctggtagatatcatcccatacatgatactacctatggctgatgcatatggtacatgtgtcattttctctatctcttcatcagtcttgggacacatagacttggatagagaaactccatgacacatgggtagatgtcctctcttggacccatccattgaaaaccgtttcaatatggtgtcgatgtaggttgattgagtgagtcctatcattctcttagatctatctctatagatctgtatcccaagaatataggatgcctcacccaaatccttcatcgagaatctacctgataaccatatctttgttgactgcaacatccctacatcattcccaatgagtaggatgtcatcaacataaagtactaagaatgtcacagcatccttaactactttcttgtacacgcatggttcctccggattcttgatgaaaccaaaatcttttattgtttcatcaaatttctagttccaacttcttgatgcttgttttagaccataaattgatctctgaagctttcataccttatgctcgcttcccatggatgtgaacccctcaggctgcttcatatagatttcttccttaatgtctccattaagaaaagcagtcttcatatccatttgccatatctcatagtcataccatgcagctatggcaatatggattcttatggacttgaacattgcaactggtgaaaaggtttcatcatagtcaactccttgtctttgagtataaccttttgccaccaatcgcgccttgtaggtcaataccttaccatcaggcccaagctttctcttgtagatccatttacaccctattggaacaattccatcgggaggatctactaaggaccaaacttggtttgtatgcatcgaatctatttccgactgcatagcttcaagccataaatttgaatccgcatcagaaattgcttccttgaagtttcttggatcacatccaacatcgggttcatcttgatccccttcaagaagaagaccatatcgaataggaggtctagaagtcctctcggatcttctaggtacagccgtgtccagcaatggttcctgaggtgtaggatcgttattttgtatttcgggttcttctcgaatttcttcgagttccatcatcccgcctttcttatccaataagaactccttctccaagaaggtggcattccttgaaacaaacacctttgtttcagcaggataatagaaataatatccgattgaattcttcggataccctacaaaataacataagctggatcgactatccaacttatctcccactgtccgcttcacgtaagcaggacatccccaaatcctcaagtacgaatacttaggagctttgccattccataactcgtatggtgttttgtccactgctttagtgtggatgttgttcaacaacaataccgccgtttcaagcgcatagccccaaaacgaaggtggaagctcagtgaagctcatcatggatcgaaccatgtccaacaaagttcgattacgacgctccgatacaccattaagatgtggtgtcataggagaagtccactgagagagaatcccattctctttcagatagtccaaaaactcggtactcaagtattctccacctcgatccgatcgaagtgctttaatacttttacctagcttgttttctacttcagccttgaattctttgaacttttcaaatgcttcagacttatatttcattaaatataaatacccatgccttgaataatcatcagtaaaggtaatgaagtaggtgtggcaatattgagtcccaactctaaatagaccacaaacatctgtatggatcaaatccaacagattttgactacgctcaggtttccccttaaaaggagatttagtcatttttccttttaggtaggattcacaagtaggtagagagttaatatcagacatatcaaacatgccctctcccactagcttgttcatcctccttgatgaaatatgacctagcctagcgtgccaaaggtttgccgggttttggctatcaattttccttttgtttgttgttgccggtttatcaacataatttattggaacgtcttttagttttaagttgtatagatcattttcaagttgtccatttccaatcaaacattcattcttgtaaatattgcaaatctcattcacaaaattgcaataataaccatctctatcaagcatagaaacagaaataatgtttttaatcaaatccggaacaaataatacatctcttaaaagtaacttaaaaccgttctgcagaattaaataaacatctcccacggcttttgcttcaactctggaaccatttccgagcctcagctgggtctcacccatcctaagcctgcgacttcttgtcatcacctgcaaatcattgcaaatgtgagatccatatccggtatccaatacccaagaagtagtattaagtgaaacatttatttcaatatagaacataccctttgcagttcgcaactgctctagatattcctt
It encodes:
- the LOC140892185 gene encoding villin-4-like isoform X3, whose amino-acid sequence is MADANSGEFWGFFGGFAPLPRKTTINECKNTDLTSPKLFCIGNGEAVPVDADSLTRELLDSYKCYMVDCGAEAFVWMGKNTSLTASKTVDAGMSLREFRSSAEWFTLGFSASLLSSAMPTPTILITGLELNYREQTNSMHLIRLGLNFS
- the LOC140892185 gene encoding uncharacterized protein isoform X1; this encodes MLQFYSACSSLLVLAVFLTILKIEVMVCSFFRALYSLLLMRCLDSWLWSIGNGEAVPVDADSLTRELLDSYKCYMVDCGAEAFVWMGKNTSLTASKTVDAGMSLREFRSSAEWFTLGFSASLLSSAMPTPTILITGLELNYREQTNSMHLIRLGLNFS
- the LOC140892185 gene encoding uncharacterized protein isoform X2, coding for MLQFYSACSSLLVLAVFLTILKIEVMVCSFFRALYSLLLMRCLDSWLWSIGNGEAVPVDADSLTRELLDSYKCYMVDCGAEAFVWMGKNTSLTASKTVDAGMSLREFRSSAEWFTLGFSASLLSSAMPTPTIRLELNYREQTNSMHLIRLGLNFS